One genomic window of Sphingobacterium oryzagri includes the following:
- a CDS encoding 5' nucleotidase, NT5C type: MENKKSIALDMDGVLANNMAHYIAYYFEETGQHIAPSTLVGLPENACLPDETAVRRYLEHPGFFRTLPVSTNAQEVVRALHERYDLFVVSAAMEFPFSLRDKYDWLAEYFPFISWRNIVFCGDKSIIHTDYLLDDHVKNLKTFAGVPLLFDAFHNAQETEFERLKDWNAVATYFLA, encoded by the coding sequence ATGGAAAATAAAAAATCGATAGCACTGGATATGGATGGCGTGTTGGCCAATAACATGGCGCATTACATCGCTTATTATTTTGAAGAGACTGGCCAACACATAGCGCCAAGCACGCTTGTTGGCTTACCAGAAAACGCATGCTTACCGGATGAAACTGCTGTGCGGCGTTATCTGGAGCATCCTGGTTTTTTTCGCACGCTACCGGTATCTACCAATGCACAAGAGGTGGTTAGGGCTCTTCACGAGCGGTACGATTTATTTGTCGTGTCCGCAGCGATGGAGTTTCCATTTAGTTTGCGAGACAAATACGATTGGTTAGCTGAATATTTTCCATTTATCTCCTGGCGCAACATCGTATTCTGTGGTGATAAAAGCATTATCCACACGGATTACTTACTCGACGACCATGTTAAAAATCTGAAGACATTCGCTGGTGTACCGCTTCTGTTTGATGCTTTTCATAATGCCCAGGAGACCGAATTTGAGCGTCTAAAAGATTGGAATGCGGTTGCGACATACTTTTTAGCGTAA